From the genome of Cytobacillus firmus, one region includes:
- a CDS encoding 1,4-dihydroxy-2-naphthoate polyprenyltransferase, with the protein MQPQAQTNFPPASGSKNWRVWWQLTRPHTLTAAFVPVLLGTALAMELTEINFSLFFAMLAASLLIQAATNMFNEYYDFKRGLDTEDSVGIGGAIVREGIKPKTVLNLAFGLYGISILLGFYICMNTSWWIAAIGLASMAVGYLYTGGPLPIAYTPFGELFAGFFMGMLIILISFYIQAGTVTATSVLVSFPILILVGAILLANNIRDLDGDKEFGRKTLAILLGKKGAINLLAGMFIVSYAWVFILIAMSIITPWLAIVVLSAPKAIKATKGFIGKTLPMQMMPAMKATAQTNTIFGFLLSVGLFLGYLL; encoded by the coding sequence ATGCAACCACAAGCACAGACCAATTTTCCGCCTGCTTCCGGCTCAAAGAACTGGAGAGTCTGGTGGCAGCTGACCAGGCCGCATACTTTGACCGCTGCTTTTGTTCCGGTTTTACTTGGAACAGCTCTTGCAATGGAACTTACCGAAATAAATTTCAGCCTGTTTTTTGCCATGCTGGCAGCAAGTCTGCTGATTCAGGCTGCTACCAATATGTTTAACGAATATTATGATTTCAAAAGAGGGCTTGATACGGAAGACTCTGTTGGAATCGGCGGAGCGATTGTCCGTGAAGGAATCAAACCAAAAACGGTCCTGAATTTGGCTTTTGGGCTTTACGGGATTTCGATATTGCTTGGTTTCTATATTTGCATGAACACAAGCTGGTGGATTGCAGCAATCGGACTTGCCTCCATGGCAGTAGGATATTTATATACAGGCGGTCCTCTTCCGATTGCCTACACACCATTTGGTGAATTATTCGCAGGTTTTTTCATGGGCATGCTAATCATTCTTATTTCTTTCTATATCCAGGCAGGAACCGTAACCGCAACAAGTGTTTTAGTTTCGTTCCCTATATTGATTCTTGTTGGCGCCATTCTGCTGGCCAATAATATCAGAGACTTGGATGGCGACAAGGAGTTCGGCCGTAAAACATTGGCTATTCTTTTAGGAAAAAAAGGAGCAATTAACCTGCTTGCCGGTATGTTCATCGTGTCTTATGCATGGGTCTTCATATTAATCGCCATGAGCATCATAACACCATGGCTTGCTATCGTTGTCCTTAGTGCGCCTAAGGCCATTAAAGCAACGAAAGGCTTCATCGGCAAAACACTTCCGATGCAAATGATGCCTGCGATGAAAGCAACTGCACAGACAAATACAATCTTTGGCTTCCTTTTATCAGTAGGCCTGTTTCTCGGATATCTACTATAA
- a CDS encoding TraR/DksA C4-type zinc finger protein has translation MLTNEQISTLKKELNDEKESLESQLQGNKEGSLEGASARDAVGELSLYDNHPADMGSELYEREKDFALEEHHDSELNKVNAALKAIEDGSYGKCKQCGSDIPYERLEVIPATLYCKDHSPEQNVPGDRPVEEDVLEPAHGNTFQHHQFREVVDNEDSFQEVARFGTSETPSDLRGDYEDYNSLYNEGHDDEGFTEDYETFVGNDLEGKERKIYPSKKQEEYEAMLDENDIEAPFGDVPYHETDGYVDEDKD, from the coding sequence ATGTTGACCAATGAACAGATCAGCACTTTAAAAAAGGAATTGAATGATGAAAAGGAATCACTGGAGTCCCAGCTGCAGGGCAATAAAGAAGGCAGTCTGGAAGGAGCAAGCGCCAGAGATGCAGTAGGAGAGCTATCTCTATATGATAACCATCCCGCAGATATGGGTTCTGAACTTTATGAACGCGAAAAGGATTTTGCATTAGAAGAGCACCATGACTCTGAACTCAATAAAGTGAATGCTGCACTAAAGGCAATTGAAGATGGTTCATACGGTAAGTGTAAACAGTGCGGTTCTGATATTCCATACGAGCGGCTGGAAGTGATTCCGGCAACCCTTTACTGTAAGGATCATAGTCCTGAACAAAATGTGCCGGGAGACCGTCCTGTTGAGGAAGATGTGCTTGAACCTGCTCATGGGAATACCTTTCAGCATCATCAATTCAGGGAAGTAGTAGATAATGAAGACAGCTTTCAGGAAGTTGCCCGTTTTGGCACTTCTGAGACACCCTCTGATTTAAGGGGGGACTATGAAGATTACAATTCCCTTTATAATGAAGGTCATGATGACGAAGGTTTTACAGAAGATTATGAGACATTTGTCGGAAATGACCTTGAAGGCAAGGAGAGAAAAATCTATCCTTCCAAGAAACAGGAAGAGTATGAAGCCATGCTGGATGAAAATGATATCGAAGCACCTTTCGGGGATGTGCCGTATCATGAGACTGACGGCTATGTGGATGAAGATAAGGATTAA
- a CDS encoding glucose-1-phosphate adenylyltransferase, translating into MGKKKCVAMLLAGGKGSRLSSLTKSLAKPAVPFGGKYRIIDFTLSNCTNSGIDTVGVLTQYQPLVLNSYIGIGSAWDLDRKNGGVTVLPPYSESSEVKWYTGTASAIYQNLNYLKQYDPEYVLILSGDHIYKMNYELMLNYHIEKGADATISVIEVPWPEASRFGIMNTDDEMRVAEFEEKPAYPKNNLASMGIYIFNWSVLKEYLEMDDRNPESSHDFGKDIIPLMLDENKKLFAYPFNGYWKDVGTVKSLWEANMDLLDDECELNLFDHDWRIYSVNPNHPPQYISTQAEVAESLINEGCTVEGEVEKSVLFQGVLVGKNSVIRESVIMPDAVIGENVYIEKAIVPSGMNIPDGVVISASEEDDEIILITQEMIQGICS; encoded by the coding sequence ATGGGAAAGAAAAAGTGCGTGGCAATGCTATTAGCAGGAGGGAAAGGGAGCAGGCTTAGTTCTCTGACAAAAAGTCTGGCGAAACCTGCAGTTCCTTTTGGAGGAAAGTATAGGATCATTGATTTTACATTGAGCAATTGCACCAATTCGGGAATTGATACAGTCGGGGTTCTGACACAATATCAGCCGCTGGTTTTGAATTCATATATTGGCATAGGCAGCGCATGGGATCTTGATAGAAAGAACGGCGGCGTGACAGTGCTGCCCCCTTACAGCGAGTCATCAGAAGTCAAATGGTATACAGGAACAGCCAGTGCCATTTATCAAAACCTTAACTATTTAAAGCAGTATGATCCTGAATATGTCCTGATTTTATCAGGTGATCATATTTATAAAATGAATTATGAGCTGATGCTGAATTATCATATTGAAAAAGGTGCGGATGCCACTATTTCTGTTATTGAAGTACCTTGGCCGGAGGCAAGCAGGTTCGGCATCATGAACACGGATGATGAGATGCGGGTCGCAGAATTTGAGGAAAAACCAGCATATCCAAAAAATAATTTGGCCTCCATGGGAATATATATTTTTAATTGGTCTGTTTTAAAGGAATATTTGGAAATGGATGACCGCAATCCGGAATCAAGCCATGACTTTGGAAAAGATATCATTCCATTAATGCTTGACGAAAATAAAAAGCTGTTCGCTTATCCGTTCAATGGCTACTGGAAGGACGTTGGTACAGTTAAGAGCCTGTGGGAAGCAAATATGGATTTACTGGATGACGAATGCGAGCTGAATCTTTTTGATCATGATTGGCGGATTTATTCGGTGAATCCGAATCACCCTCCGCAGTATATTTCAACTCAGGCAGAGGTTGCAGAGTCATTGATAAATGAAGGCTGTACGGTTGAGGGCGAAGTTGAAAAGTCAGTGCTTTTTCAAGGGGTTCTGGTTGGGAAGAATTCGGTGATCCGTGAATCGGTCATCATGCCTGATGCTGTGATTGGCGAAAATGTCTATATTGAAAAGGCGATTGTGCCAAGCGGAATGAACATACCTGATGGCGTGGTGATTAGTGCTTCCGAAGAAGATGACGAAATCATTCTGATAACACAGGAAATGATACAGGGAATTTGTTCTTAA
- a CDS encoding glycogen/starch/alpha-glucan phosphorylase — translation MFSDRDEFKEEFLKKLEMTCGKSFGESTERDHYFTLGNMIREHVSTEWINTNERYRIDREKQVYYLSIEFLLGRLLHHNLINLGIEQVVKDGLADLGIDLNRLEEIEADAGLGNGGLGRLAACFMDSLASLNLPGHGCGIRYKHGLFEQKIVDGYQVELPEQWLRNGHVWEVRKADLAIEVPFWGKVETAEDNGRLVFRHVNAETISAVPYDMPVAGYQTDTINTLRLWNAEPSPYPVNHDILKYKRETESVSEFLYPDDTHDEGKILRLKQQYFLVSASIRSIVRSYRKQHASLRDFHEYVSIHINDTHPVLAIPELMRILLDEEGMGWEEAWVITVRTIAYTNHTTLSEALEKWPVRIFQPLLPRIFMIVNEINERFCRDLWDRYPGDWKRIEDMAIIAHDQVKMAHLALVGSSSVNGVAALHTEILKKREMIQFYEIFPEKFNNKTNGITHRRWLLKANPLLSGLINETIGAGWIREPEKLRELADFKNDRVFLGQLHQIKQLNKERLAKRIQEQQGIKVDTSSIFDIQVKRLHAYKRQLLNILHVMHLYNRLKEDSNFRMHPRTFIFGAKASPGYYYAKKIIKLINTVAEKVNNDPQTRDVLKVIFLENYRVSLAEEIFPAADISEQISAASKEASGTGNMKFMMNGALTVGTLDGANIEIKEKAGDDNIFIFGLTADEVLSYYQNGGYNSREYYHHDKRIRQVIDQLVNGFFPDADDEFEPIFDSLLMENDQYFVLRDFASYVNIQKEAGMAYEDRDHWLKMSLMNIAGSGYFSSDRTISEYAREIWKIKPAGVELMNK, via the coding sequence ATGTTTTCTGATCGCGATGAGTTCAAAGAGGAATTCCTGAAAAAATTGGAGATGACCTGTGGAAAAAGCTTCGGCGAAAGCACAGAAAGAGATCATTACTTCACGCTCGGAAATATGATCAGGGAACATGTGAGCACAGAGTGGATTAATACAAATGAGCGGTACCGCATCGACCGTGAAAAGCAGGTATATTACTTATCCATCGAGTTTTTATTGGGCCGCCTGCTTCATCATAATCTGATAAACCTGGGAATTGAGCAGGTTGTAAAAGATGGCCTGGCAGATCTGGGCATTGATCTCAACCGCCTTGAAGAAATTGAAGCAGATGCAGGGCTGGGAAACGGGGGACTGGGACGTCTTGCGGCTTGCTTTATGGACTCGCTGGCATCCTTAAACCTACCCGGCCATGGCTGTGGAATTCGCTATAAGCATGGCCTTTTTGAACAGAAAATTGTGGATGGCTATCAAGTGGAGCTTCCGGAGCAGTGGCTGCGAAACGGCCATGTATGGGAAGTCCGAAAAGCCGACCTGGCCATTGAGGTTCCTTTTTGGGGCAAAGTTGAAACGGCAGAGGACAACGGCAGGCTTGTGTTCCGCCATGTAAATGCGGAAACTATTTCGGCTGTCCCCTACGATATGCCTGTCGCCGGCTATCAAACAGATACGATTAACACTCTCAGGCTATGGAATGCTGAACCGTCACCTTATCCTGTAAATCATGATATTTTAAAATATAAACGGGAAACCGAATCTGTTTCCGAGTTTCTATATCCTGATGATACCCATGATGAGGGGAAGATCCTGAGGCTAAAGCAGCAATACTTTCTTGTTTCGGCCAGTATCCGTTCCATTGTGCGTTCCTATCGAAAGCAGCATGCCAGTTTAAGAGATTTCCATGAATATGTGAGCATTCATATTAATGATACACATCCGGTTCTTGCCATTCCTGAACTTATGAGAATCCTGCTGGATGAAGAGGGAATGGGCTGGGAGGAAGCCTGGGTTATTACAGTCCGGACGATAGCCTATACAAATCATACAACTCTTTCAGAGGCTTTGGAGAAATGGCCTGTCCGCATTTTCCAGCCTTTGCTGCCGCGGATTTTTATGATAGTGAATGAAATCAATGAACGTTTTTGCCGCGATCTTTGGGACAGATATCCGGGTGACTGGAAGCGGATTGAGGATATGGCGATCATCGCGCACGACCAGGTAAAGATGGCACACCTTGCCCTTGTCGGAAGCTCCAGCGTAAATGGTGTTGCCGCCCTTCATACAGAAATCTTAAAGAAGCGGGAAATGATTCAGTTTTATGAAATTTTTCCTGAGAAATTTAATAATAAAACCAATGGGATTACACACAGAAGATGGCTGCTGAAAGCCAATCCGCTTTTATCTGGTCTTATAAATGAGACCATTGGGGCAGGCTGGATTCGGGAACCGGAAAAGCTTCGCGAGCTGGCAGATTTTAAGAATGATAGGGTTTTCCTTGGTCAGCTGCATCAGATTAAGCAATTGAACAAGGAAAGATTGGCGAAGCGCATTCAGGAGCAGCAGGGCATTAAAGTTGATACGTCTTCGATTTTTGACATTCAGGTTAAGCGTCTGCATGCTTATAAACGCCAGCTGTTAAATATTCTGCATGTTATGCATTTATATAACAGGCTGAAGGAAGATTCCAATTTCCGCATGCACCCGCGGACTTTTATTTTTGGAGCAAAAGCTTCCCCTGGCTATTACTACGCAAAGAAAATCATCAAATTAATTAATACCGTTGCTGAAAAAGTGAACAATGACCCGCAGACAAGAGATGTTCTAAAGGTTATCTTTCTTGAAAATTACCGGGTTTCACTGGCAGAGGAAATTTTCCCCGCTGCAGATATCAGCGAGCAGATTTCTGCAGCAAGCAAGGAAGCTTCCGGTACAGGGAATATGAAATTCATGATGAATGGCGCTTTGACAGTTGGTACACTGGATGGAGCCAATATTGAGATAAAAGAAAAAGCAGGAGATGACAATATCTTCATCTTTGGATTAACGGCAGATGAGGTGCTCAGCTATTACCAGAATGGCGGTTATAATTCCAGAGAGTATTACCATCATGATAAGCGAATCCGCCAGGTCATCGACCAGCTTGTGAATGGATTTTTCCCGGATGCTGATGATGAGTTCGAGCCTATATTTGACTCCCTGCTGATGGAAAATGACCAATACTTTGTGTTGAGGGATTTTGCTTCGTACGTAAATATCCAGAAAGAAGCCGGGATGGCTTATGAGGATCGGGATCATTGGCTGAAAATGAGCTTAATGAACATTGCCGGCTCAGGCTATTTTTCAAGCGACCGCACAATCAGCGAATATGCGCGCGAAATCTGGAAAATCAAACCCGCTGGCGTTGAGTTGATGAATAAGTAA
- a CDS encoding sugar phosphate nucleotidyltransferase: MKKRMLGVIDATTYHEGLEELTVHRSLAAVPFAGRYRLIDFVLSNMVNSDIESVAIFPKYQYRSLMDHLGSGKNWDLNRKRDGLFFFPSPLLDSPSKGIGSFNHFAANLDYFYRSKQEYALISNCFTVFNMDFRPVLDRHIMTGCDITVVRQDGRSLEMYLVKTSLLISLIENRNETGYTCMSDVVTDIHHSYTICNYEYTGLAVMIDSIENYFAASIGLLEPEAWKNIFLRSQPIYTKVKDEPPTRYVKGASAKNSMIANGCMIEGTVENSIISRGVKIGKGSVVKNCIIMQKTQIGENCVLDSVILDKDVKVESGARIEGRSEMPLVIRKGTVQGALMNS, translated from the coding sequence ATGAAGAAGAGAATGCTTGGTGTAATAGACGCAACAACCTACCATGAAGGTTTAGAGGAATTGACAGTACACAGGTCGCTCGCAGCTGTTCCGTTTGCAGGCCGCTATAGGCTGATCGATTTTGTTCTCTCAAATATGGTCAACTCGGATATTGAGAGTGTTGCCATATTTCCGAAGTATCAATATCGCTCTCTAATGGATCATCTTGGTTCAGGGAAAAACTGGGACTTAAACAGAAAAAGGGATGGGCTATTCTTTTTTCCGTCTCCTTTGCTGGATAGTCCTAGTAAAGGGATCGGATCTTTCAATCACTTTGCTGCGAATTTGGATTATTTTTATCGCAGCAAGCAGGAGTATGCCTTGATCTCAAACTGTTTCACCGTTTTTAATATGGATTTCAGGCCTGTTCTGGATAGACATATTATGACGGGGTGTGATATTACAGTTGTTCGCCAGGATGGACGCTCGCTGGAAATGTACCTTGTAAAAACCTCGCTGCTTATTAGTTTAATAGAAAATAGAAACGAAACAGGATACACGTGCATGAGTGATGTTGTTACAGATATCCACCATTCGTACACGATATGCAATTATGAATATACCGGCTTGGCTGTCATGATTGATTCCATTGAAAATTACTTTGCTGCCAGCATTGGGCTATTGGAACCGGAGGCATGGAAAAATATTTTTCTGCGCAGCCAGCCCATTTACACAAAAGTAAAAGATGAACCGCCAACCCGTTATGTAAAAGGTGCGAGCGCAAAGAATTCGATGATTGCAAATGGATGCATGATTGAAGGAACAGTCGAGAACAGCATTATCTCCCGCGGCGTCAAAATTGGCAAGGGCTCAGTCGTGAAAAATTGTATAATCATGCAAAAAACCCAAATTGGCGAGAACTGTGTTTTAGACTCTGTTATTTTAGATAAAGATGTTAAGGTAGAATCCGGTGCCAGAATTGAGGGAAGAAGTGAAATGCCTCTGGTAATTCGCAAAGGTACCGTACAAGGAGCGCTGATGAACTCGTGA
- the glgA gene encoding glycogen synthase GlgA gives MKVLFAVSECVPFVKSGGLADVAGSLPKELAKQGTDVRVILPKYGSISDDLKKKMSKKCEFTVQVGWRNQYCGIAELEHQGITFYFVDNEYYFNREKLYGYFDDGERFAYFNRAVLDALQHIDYCPDVIHSHDWHTGMIPFLHRVEYRAKKGYEFIRTVFTIHNLQFQGIMPGAALGDLLGLDYSQFHPDKLEFFGNINFMKGGLVAADKITTVSPTYKDEIQTEYYGEKLHDLLKRRAYDLEGILNGIDDEFYNPEKDPFIKENYTFEKLQIKKENKMDLQKKFSLPVKEEVPLIAMVTRLTKQKGLDLVKCVFHELMQDDIQVLVLGTGDPEFEQFFREVEAAYPDKCKAYIGFDEGLAHEFYAGSDLFLMPSQFEPCGLGQMIAMRYGSIPIVRETGGLNDTVLSYNEVTGEGNGFSFSHFNAHDMLYTIRRAINFYSDSKTWEKIMKNAMGMDNSWAQSAFKYNQLYAGLVSRSESHVF, from the coding sequence GTGAAAGTATTGTTTGCTGTTTCTGAATGTGTTCCATTCGTCAAATCCGGAGGTCTTGCCGACGTAGCCGGTTCACTCCCGAAAGAGCTTGCCAAACAGGGGACTGACGTACGGGTGATTCTTCCGAAGTATGGTTCCATATCAGATGACTTAAAAAAGAAAATGTCTAAAAAGTGCGAGTTTACAGTTCAGGTTGGCTGGAGAAACCAGTATTGTGGAATTGCAGAACTTGAGCACCAGGGAATTACATTCTATTTTGTGGATAATGAATACTATTTTAACCGTGAAAAATTATATGGCTATTTTGACGATGGAGAGCGGTTTGCCTATTTTAACCGGGCCGTGCTGGATGCTCTTCAGCATATTGATTATTGTCCAGATGTTATTCACAGCCATGATTGGCATACCGGGATGATTCCTTTTCTGCACAGGGTTGAGTATCGTGCGAAAAAGGGGTATGAATTCATTCGGACAGTCTTCACCATTCATAACCTTCAGTTTCAGGGGATTATGCCAGGGGCTGCTCTTGGGGATTTATTAGGGCTTGACTATAGCCAATTTCATCCGGATAAGCTTGAATTCTTCGGAAATATCAATTTTATGAAGGGCGGACTTGTCGCTGCTGATAAAATTACAACAGTCAGCCCTACCTATAAAGATGAAATTCAAACCGAGTATTACGGTGAGAAGCTGCATGATTTATTGAAGCGCAGAGCTTATGATCTGGAAGGAATCTTAAATGGAATTGATGATGAGTTTTATAATCCTGAGAAGGATCCATTTATAAAAGAGAACTATACCTTTGAAAAGCTTCAGATTAAAAAAGAAAATAAGATGGATCTTCAGAAAAAATTCAGCTTGCCGGTGAAGGAAGAGGTTCCTCTGATAGCCATGGTTACGAGGCTGACAAAGCAAAAGGGCCTGGATCTGGTTAAATGTGTGTTCCATGAGCTTATGCAGGATGACATTCAAGTCCTTGTTTTGGGGACTGGAGATCCTGAGTTTGAGCAATTTTTCAGGGAGGTGGAAGCGGCCTACCCGGATAAGTGCAAAGCATATATTGGGTTTGATGAAGGCCTTGCACATGAATTCTATGCAGGGTCCGATTTATTCTTAATGCCTTCCCAATTTGAGCCCTGCGGGTTAGGGCAGATGATTGCGATGAGATATGGCTCCATTCCCATCGTAAGGGAAACAGGCGGGTTAAATGATACTGTTCTTTCTTACAATGAAGTCACAGGAGAAGGAAACGGTTTTTCCTTCAGCCATTTTAATGCCCATGACATGCTGTACACCATTAGAAGAGCAATAAACTTTTACAGTGACAGCAAAACATGGGAGAAGATTATGAAAAATGCAATGGGTATGGATAATAGCTGGGCGCAATCTGCTTTCAAATACAATCAGCTATATGCAGGCCTTGTTTCAAGGAGTGAAAGCCATGTTTTCTGA
- the glgB gene encoding 1,4-alpha-glucan branching enzyme, translating into MVVDTLFPTDYQLHLFHEGTLYESHQLFGAHVVSDGGAVITRFCVWAPNAEIIRLVGDFNDWNGEGYTLHRVNKEGVWIIQLDGNMEGALYKYEITTKKGAMLLKADPYSFFSEVRPNTASKVYSLDGYQWNDSKWMQKKEKKAIFTEPAVIYEVHLGSWKQKESGSPYTYRELAGELIPYVVEHGFTHIELLPLIEHPLDASWGYQGTGYYSVTSRYGSPHDFMYFVDQCHQHGVGVILDWVPGHFCKDAHGLYQFDGSYLYEYETEGDRENRVWGTANFDLGKNEVQSFLISNAVFWMEKYHIDGFRVDAVANIIYWPNRDGKTENPFGTGFLQNLNKVVSQYDSSFLMMAEDSTDWPQVTAPVNYGGLGFHYKWNMGWMNDVLTYMETEPERRSGVHGKMTFSLLYAFTENFILPFSHDEVVHGKKSLLDKMPGDYWQKFAQYRLLLGYMIAHPGKKLLFMGSEFGQFSEWKDKEQLDWHLLDYEMHKKANDYVKELLKVYKRSKPLFELDHLQDGFEWIDCHNSHQSIFSFIRKGSKESDYLVIVCNFTPAIYPKYRIGVPNMGSYREILNSDNDSFGGSNCTNKRVLKSEEIEFHGKPFSLEMSIPPFGISILRPVKHRKERKGNGKEKVRGNAISRREREQA; encoded by the coding sequence ATGGTAGTGGATACTTTGTTTCCAACCGATTATCAGCTGCATTTGTTCCATGAAGGGACGCTTTATGAGAGTCACCAGTTATTTGGAGCACATGTAGTTTCAGACGGAGGAGCAGTGATTACCCGTTTTTGTGTATGGGCACCGAATGCTGAAATTATCAGATTAGTCGGTGATTTTAATGATTGGAATGGAGAAGGCTACACCTTACATAGAGTGAATAAGGAAGGTGTCTGGATTATTCAGCTGGATGGAAACATGGAAGGTGCCTTGTATAAGTATGAAATTACTACAAAGAAAGGAGCTATGCTTTTAAAGGCTGATCCTTATAGTTTTTTTTCAGAAGTAAGGCCGAATACAGCTTCTAAAGTATATTCGCTGGACGGGTATCAGTGGAATGACAGCAAATGGATGCAAAAAAAAGAAAAGAAGGCTATTTTTACAGAGCCTGCGGTCATTTATGAGGTCCATCTTGGTTCGTGGAAGCAAAAAGAATCGGGCAGTCCCTATACGTACCGGGAGCTTGCAGGGGAATTAATACCTTATGTGGTGGAGCATGGGTTTACACATATAGAATTGCTTCCTCTAATTGAGCATCCGCTCGACGCTTCCTGGGGCTATCAGGGAACAGGTTATTACTCGGTTACCAGCCGTTATGGCAGTCCGCATGATTTTATGTATTTTGTTGATCAATGCCACCAGCATGGTGTTGGGGTGATTCTGGACTGGGTGCCGGGGCACTTCTGCAAAGATGCCCATGGCCTTTATCAGTTTGATGGTTCGTATTTGTATGAGTATGAAACAGAAGGTGACAGAGAGAACCGGGTATGGGGAACTGCCAATTTTGATCTCGGCAAAAATGAAGTGCAGAGTTTCCTTATTTCCAACGCTGTTTTTTGGATGGAGAAATACCATATTGACGGCTTCAGGGTTGATGCAGTTGCTAATATCATTTATTGGCCGAACCGGGATGGAAAAACAGAAAATCCGTTTGGTACCGGCTTTCTTCAAAATCTCAATAAAGTGGTTTCACAATATGATTCTTCCTTTCTCATGATGGCAGAGGATTCAACAGACTGGCCGCAAGTGACTGCACCAGTTAATTATGGGGGGCTGGGTTTTCATTACAAGTGGAATATGGGCTGGATGAATGACGTTCTTACATATATGGAAACAGAGCCCGAGAGGCGATCTGGTGTGCATGGGAAAATGACATTTTCGCTTTTGTATGCTTTTACAGAGAACTTCATACTGCCTTTTTCACATGATGAAGTTGTCCACGGAAAAAAATCGCTGCTGGATAAAATGCCGGGCGATTACTGGCAAAAGTTTGCCCAATACAGGCTTCTCCTTGGCTATATGATTGCCCATCCCGGCAAGAAGCTTCTTTTCATGGGGAGTGAATTCGGGCAGTTTTCCGAATGGAAAGACAAAGAACAGCTAGATTGGCATCTGCTGGATTACGAGATGCATAAAAAAGCAAATGATTATGTGAAAGAATTATTAAAGGTCTATAAACGTTCCAAGCCTCTTTTTGAGCTTGATCATCTTCAGGATGGCTTTGAATGGATTGATTGTCATAATTCGCACCAATCCATCTTTTCTTTTATCAGAAAAGGCTCTAAAGAGAGTGATTATCTCGTGATTGTCTGCAATTTCACACCGGCTATATACCCAAAATACCGTATAGGCGTACCAAATATGGGTTCTTACCGGGAAATACTTAACAGTGACAATGATAGCTTTGGAGGATCAAATTGCACAAACAAGAGGGTCCTTAAGAGTGAGGAAATTGAGTTTCATGGCAAGCCGTTCAGTTTAGAGATGTCTATTCCGCCATTTGGCATTTCAATATTACGCCCTGTAAAACATCGGAAGGAGAGGAAGGGAAATGGGAAAGAAAAAGTGCGTGGCAATGCTATTAGCAGGAGGGAAAGGGAGCAGGCTTAG
- a CDS encoding dimethylarginine dimethylaminohydrolase family protein — MSAQMKAACFSEYDNLEQVVLCEPKYMTIVDTINETQKHYKKEGINIDVAMKQHRHFVSALKDQGIEVVLLPPFEKYPEQVFTRDIGFTLGEKVYVAEMAADIRQGEENVLRQWLEVNQVPFYNLTGDRIEGGDVLIDGKTIYAGVSSRTHEEAIEHLRSLMPEYEVVSVPFTDTYLHLDCVFNIISPEEALIFPGEIHGEKVKMLESRYDLIKVSEEEQFTLGTNVLSIGNKKIFSLPINKNVNKELRSKGYEVIEVDITEIIKSGGAFRCCTMPVRRSKG; from the coding sequence ATGTCCGCACAAATGAAAGCAGCATGCTTTTCAGAATATGACAACCTTGAACAAGTGGTGTTATGTGAACCGAAGTACATGACGATTGTGGATACTATTAACGAAACACAGAAGCATTATAAAAAAGAAGGAATTAATATCGACGTGGCGATGAAACAGCACAGGCACTTTGTCAGTGCATTGAAGGATCAGGGGATCGAAGTCGTTTTACTGCCCCCGTTTGAAAAATACCCTGAGCAGGTTTTTACCCGTGACATCGGATTTACGCTTGGAGAAAAGGTGTATGTTGCCGAAATGGCTGCTGATATCCGGCAGGGGGAGGAAAATGTTCTGAGACAATGGCTGGAAGTAAATCAGGTTCCTTTTTACAACCTTACGGGTGATCGTATAGAAGGAGGTGACGTTCTCATCGATGGCAAAACTATATATGCCGGAGTCAGCAGCCGGACCCACGAGGAAGCAATTGAGCACCTTCGCAGCCTTATGCCTGAATATGAAGTCGTATCCGTCCCCTTCACTGATACATATCTTCACCTTGATTGTGTATTTAATATCATTTCACCTGAGGAAGCTCTTATTTTTCCAGGAGAGATTCATGGGGAGAAAGTAAAAATGCTGGAATCGCGCTATGATTTAATAAAAGTGTCGGAAGAGGAGCAATTCACACTCGGAACGAACGTCCTCTCAATTGGCAATAAAAAAATCTTCAGCCTTCCCATTAATAAGAATGTCAATAAAGAACTAAGGTCCAAGGGCTATGAAGTCATTGAGGTAGACATTACTGAAATTATTAAATCCGGAGGTGCCTTCCGCTGCTGTACCATGCCGGTTAGGCGCAGTAAAGGGTAA